Proteins co-encoded in one Sulfurimonas sp. HSL1-2 genomic window:
- a CDS encoding glycosyl transferase family 90, with protein sequence MLNRRYLRIDADRNSKFTYYMRNVLAYPLPGILFRQHRDSLLERGKADAEVQERLHYYNRCDTPFRLGSDADTLDAFRKAKKKTYFFDLYGWWRYFRPEYRSAYLFGDITHVPPQPTLVKSRPIDGDNRNSVLMNLNKVRHFVFVNDRVPFEAKKSMAVWRGKAYGEHRKAFVQRYYDHPFCDIGQTNTKFERDVPWQKGRMTLKEQLQYKFIVSIEGNDVASNLKWIMSSNSLAFMARPKYETWFMEGTLIPDYHYVLLKDDYSDLEEKIAYYSEHPEEAKAIIANAHRHVARFRDRAREAILSVSVLEKYFERSGQLEAERRSAGRRRRAVRPVPALFGV encoded by the coding sequence ATGCTTAACCGCCGTTACCTCCGGATCGATGCAGACAGAAACAGCAAGTTTACCTACTATATGCGTAACGTGCTCGCCTACCCGCTTCCGGGTATCCTCTTCCGTCAGCACCGCGATTCTCTGCTGGAGAGAGGGAAAGCGGATGCGGAAGTGCAGGAGCGGTTGCACTACTATAACCGCTGCGACACGCCGTTTCGTCTGGGAAGCGACGCCGACACACTCGATGCTTTCAGAAAGGCGAAAAAAAAGACCTACTTTTTCGATCTTTACGGCTGGTGGCGCTATTTCCGCCCCGAGTACCGCAGCGCCTACCTCTTCGGGGATATCACCCACGTGCCGCCGCAGCCGACCCTGGTCAAAAGCCGCCCTATCGACGGGGACAACCGCAATTCGGTGCTGATGAACCTGAACAAAGTACGTCACTTTGTCTTCGTGAACGACAGGGTGCCGTTCGAGGCGAAAAAGAGTATGGCTGTCTGGCGCGGCAAGGCGTACGGAGAGCACCGCAAGGCGTTCGTGCAGCGTTATTACGATCACCCGTTTTGCGATATCGGACAGACGAATACGAAGTTCGAGCGGGACGTGCCCTGGCAGAAGGGGCGAATGACGCTCAAAGAGCAGTTGCAGTACAAATTCATCGTCTCCATCGAAGGCAATGATGTCGCCTCGAACCTCAAATGGATCATGTCCTCCAACTCGCTGGCGTTTATGGCCCGGCCCAAATACGAGACCTGGTTCATGGAAGGCACCCTCATCCCCGATTACCACTATGTCCTGCTCAAAGATGATTATTCCGACCTGGAGGAGAAGATCGCCTATTACAGTGAACATCCCGAGGAGGCGAAGGCCATCATCGCCAACGCCCACCGCCACGTGGCCCGGTTCCGGGACAGAGCGCGTGAGGCTATTCTTTCGGTTTCGGTACTGGAGAAGTATTTTGAGCGTTCGGGGCAGCTGGAGGCGGAACGCCGGAGTGCAGGGCGGAGACGGCGCGCCGTCCGTCCGGTCCCGGCGC